GCGTAAGGAGTTGTGTCGCCGCTGACGATCGCACGCGCCGTGGCGAACAACGGCATTGCACGCGTGAGCGGCTCGGTGAAGCGGACCGACTTGTTGGTCACCACACCCCAGTGCATGCCGTGCGCGCAAATGGCCGCCACCAACTCAGCCACGCCCTCGAATACACGCGTGCGCATCATCAGAGCTTCATAGTTGAGGAAAAATTCCTCGCGCAGCGCTGCGAAGTCCGGGGCGTCGGGCGTGATACCGAAGGCCACGCCCAGCATCCCGCGCGCGCCAGCGCCGGCCATGGGGCGATAACGCTCCATCGGCAGTGAGGCCAATCCGCGGTCGGTGCGCATTTGATCGGCAGCAGCGCCCAGGTCGGGTGCGCTGTCGATCAGCGTACCGTCCAAGTCGAACAGGACGGCTCTGGTTCCGGTAGCGGAGATCATGACTGGGGTAACGGGGGCTTGCGCGTTGCAAACATGTAGTTGACGCTGGTGTCGTCACTGAGCCAATAGCGGCGCGTGATGGGATTGTGCTGCAGGCCGCGGGTCTGGCGCAGGTCGAGCCCTGCAGCGCGGCAGTGGGCAGCCAGCTCGCTCGGCCGGATCAGTTTCCGGTATTCGTGCGTACCGCGCGGCAGCATTCCCAGCACGTATTCCGCCCCGACGATCGCCAACAGGAATGACTTGAGGTTGCGATGGATGGTCGAGAAGAAGACCCAGCCGCCGGGCTTGGCCAGCCGGGCGCAGGCCTCCACGACCGAGGCCGGCTGCGGCACGTGCTCCAACATCTCCATGCAAGTGACAACGTCAAAGCTCTCGGGCTGCTCCGCAGCCAGCGCCTCGGCGCTGATCTGGCGATACTTCACGCCGCGCGTCGCAGCCTCCAGCGCGTGCAGTTGGGCCACCTTGAGGGCCTTGTCGGCCAAGTCGATGCCAAGCACGTCGCCGCCGCGCCGCGCCATAGCATCGGCGAGGATTCCGCCGCCGCAGCCCACGTCCAGCACCCGGCGTCCTGCTATGGGCGCAATACTTTCGATCCACTCAAGGCGGAGTGGATTAATTTCATGGAGCGGCCGGAATTCACTTTCCAGATCCCACCAGCGGTGCGCCAGCTCTGAGAATTTGGCGAGTTCCGCTGGATCGGCATTCACGGTTTCGGTCATATGTGGATTATGAAAC
Above is a window of Variovorax sp. RA8 DNA encoding:
- a CDS encoding HAD-IA family hydrolase yields the protein MISATGTRAVLFDLDGTLIDSAPDLGAAADQMRTDRGLASLPMERYRPMAGAGARGMLGVAFGITPDAPDFAALREEFFLNYEALMMRTRVFEGVAELVAAICAHGMHWGVVTNKSVRFTEPLTRAMPLFATARAIVSGDTTPYAKPHPEPLFEAARQLGVRPERCIYVGDDERDMAAGRAAGMRTVAAAYGYMGADADVTLWEADAAIESPLELLQLLEAA
- the ubiG gene encoding bifunctional 2-polyprenyl-6-hydroxyphenol methylase/3-demethylubiquinol 3-O-methyltransferase UbiG codes for the protein MTETVNADPAELAKFSELAHRWWDLESEFRPLHEINPLRLEWIESIAPIAGRRVLDVGCGGGILADAMARRGGDVLGIDLADKALKVAQLHALEAATRGVKYRQISAEALAAEQPESFDVVTCMEMLEHVPQPASVVEACARLAKPGGWVFFSTIHRNLKSFLLAIVGAEYVLGMLPRGTHEYRKLIRPSELAAHCRAAGLDLRQTRGLQHNPITRRYWLSDDTSVNYMFATRKPPLPQS